One Spinacia oleracea cultivar Varoflay chromosome 4, BTI_SOV_V1, whole genome shotgun sequence DNA segment encodes these proteins:
- the LOC110797426 gene encoding CBS domain-containing protein CBSX5 has product MAISLLTHVVSDLCLGKPALKSLSLSSNTTIADALSAIKASEDNFISIWCCDHQNKISTTNPRKLGGDDLNYNHNYNYNVNYDYGSSCKCVGKICMVDIICFLCKEENLESPTSALLSPVSAILAHDSGFIKHVDPSTSLLEAIDLILEGAQNLVVPIQNTASSYCRRKQQKVKGPTIHNGREYCWLTQEDVIQFILSRIGLFTPIPGMSVEELGIIQTNILAVDYHAPAVSALEAISQSLVEQSSVGVVDEDGVLVGEISPFTLSSCDETVAAALMTLSSGDLMSYIDWGGPPEDIVSVMKEGLKEKKLEGLLELLGDEYSSLSLSLSSSYSSSSSSSSDDESVSSTTSSTTSSRLTRYNRSWSYSARIVRKAEAIVCHPKSSLVAVMIQAISHRVNYVWVMEDDCTLAGIVTFRDMLEVFREYLASMVEEWGA; this is encoded by the exons ATGGCAATCAGCTTGTTAACCCATGTGGTATCCGACCTCTGTTTGGGAAAACCAGCACTAaaatcactttctctctcctcaaacacCACAATTGCTGATGCTCTGTCCGCCATTAAAGCTTCTGAAGATAACTTCATTAGCATATGGTGTTGTGACCACCAAAACAAGATTAGCACCACTAATCCTAGGAAATTAGGGGGTGATGATCTGAATTATAatcataattataattataatgttAATTATGATTATGGTTCTTCATGTAAATGTGTTGGGAAGATTTGTATGGTAGATATTATATGTTTTTTATGCAAAGAGGAGAACTTGGAATCTCCTACATCTGCTCTGCTTTCCCCTGTTTCTGCCATTTTGGCGCATGATTCTGGCTTTATCAAACACGTGGATCCTTCCACTAG CTTATTGGAAGCAATTGATCTGATCTTGGAAGGTGCACAAAACTTAGTGGTGCCCATACAAAACACAGCTAGCTCATATTGTAGAAGAAAGCAGCAGAAGGTCAAAGGACCAACAATCCACAACGGTCGTGAGTACTGTTGGTTGACCCAGGAAGACGTGATCCAATTCATCCTAAGCCGAATCGGGTTGTTTACCCCGATCCCAGGCATGTCAGTGGAGGAACTTGGAATCATTCAAACCAACATTCTCGCTGTGGATTACCATGCCCCAGCCGTGAGTGCGCTTGAGGCAATTTCACAATCGTTAGTTGAGCAATCCTCTGTTGGGGTGGTGGATGAAGACGGGGTCCTTGTCGGGGAAATTTCCCCATTTACCCTCTCTTCCTGTGATGAGACCGTTGCAGCAGCACTAATGACCCTCTCTTCAGGAGACCTTATGTCCTACATTGACTGGGGTGGCCCACCTGAGGATATTGTAAGTGTGATGAAGGAGGGATTGAAGGAGAAGAAACTAGAAGGGTTATTAGAATTGTTGGGTGATGAGTACTCGTCATTGTCATTGTCATTGTCATCGTcatattcttcttcttcttcttcctcatcagATGACGAGTCAGTGTCCTCTACCACGTCTTCCACCACTTCCTCGAGACTTACACGGTATAATAGGTCATGGAGCTACTCGGCTAGGATAGTTAGGAAGGCAGAAGCAATAGTTTGTCACCCGAAAAGCTCATTGGTTGCGGTGATGATTCAAGCTATTTCACATAGGGTCAACTACGTTTGGGTCATGGAGGATGATTGTACTCTTGCTGGAATTGTCACATTTCGTGACATGCTTGAGGTTTTCCGAGAGTATTTAGCATCAATGGTCGAGGAATGGGGTGCTTGA
- the LOC130472009 gene encoding uncharacterized protein, whose amino-acid sequence MGDLYLNVCPNWCFSTNLCCHKNGRIVIAWDPDSFTVDIKLIDTQFMHCYVTPRGADVGFWCTFVYGLHERATREPLWHSLKIIADSCSDAWIVMGDFNSMMDLDDRIGSIVRLSEVQPMRNCMLHCKLTEVKTVGRLYTWNNKQDGEDRVFSRIDRVLANSEWNDLFDTAEANFMPEGHYDHSPMLLNCYQREPQKRPFRFFNMWTTSPRFNTIVEENWKKYLYGCPMYRVMQKLKWIKMDLKVLNQEGYNNVEAEQIKRHKALLEVQNLLHSTPSDQGLASREKVASDEYRRARENYLSYLQQTAKVQWLQNGDENTKAFHQSIRQRRKQNRIYAIHNGEGKWVQTDTEVQMAFVQFYKNLFCTTMENKAPLLDAVMDMGPRLNDTHRGRLF is encoded by the exons ATGGGGGATTTGTACTTGAATGTTTGCCCCAATTGGTGTTTTTCTACTAATCTTTGTTGCCATAAAAATGGTAGAATAGTTATTGCTTGGGACCCTGATTCTTTCACTGTGGATATAAAACTCATTGACACTCAGTTTATGCATTGTTATGTCACTCCTAGAGGAGCTGATGTTGGATTTTGGTGCACTTTTGTGTATGGTCTCCATGAGAGGGCCACCAGGGAGCCTTTGTGGCATTCCCTTAAAATAATTGCAGACTCATGTTCTGATGCTTGGATAGTGATGGGGGATTTCAACTCCATGATGGATCTAGATGATAGGATAGGATCCATAGTTAGACTTTCTGAAGTGCAGCCAATGAGGAACTGTATGCTCCATTGTAAGCTAACTGAAGTAAAAACAGTAGGGAGACTCTATACTTGGAACAACAAGCAAGATGGAGAGGATAGAGTTTTCTCTAGGATTGATAGGGTGTTGGCTAACTCAGAGTGGAATGATTTGTTTGATACTGCTGAGGCAAACTTCATGCCAGAAGGTCATTATGATCATAGTCCCATGCTTCTCAATTGCTATCAAAGAGAACCTCAAAAAAGACCCTTTCGTTTTTTCAATATGTGGACCACTTCCCCTAGGTTCAACACCATTGTTGAGGAGAACTGGAAAAAGTATTTGTATGGGTGTCCCATGTATAGGGTGATGCAGAAACTGAAGTGGATAAAAATGGACCTAAAAGTTTTGAATCAAGAGGGTTACAACAATGTTGAAGCTGAACAGATCAAAAGACACAAAGCTTTGCTTGAAGTGCAGAATCTTCTTCATTCTACTCCTAGTGATCAGGGGCTAGCTTCAAGGGAGAAAGTAGCATCAGATGAGTATAGAAGAGCTAGAGAGAACTACCTTTCTTACCTGCAGCAAACAGCAAAAGTGCAATGGCTTCAGAATGGTGATGAAAACACAAAAGCTTTCCACCAAAGTATTAGACAAAGGAGAAAACAAAACAGAATTTATGCCATTCATAATGGGGAAGGAAAATGGGTTCAAACTGATACAGAAGTTCAAATGGCTTTTGTGCAGTTTTACAAAAATCTTTTCTGTACCACTATGGAGAATAAAGCACCATTACTTGATGCAGTCATGGATATGGGACCTAGACTGAATGACACTCACAGAGGAAGATTA TTCTAA